The Malassezia restricta chromosome I, complete sequence genome contains the following window.
AGGCGGGGCCAGCGTCGCATCGACAGCCAGGTAcgcgtgtgctgcatgtgctcgctGAGCATAGTGCTCGATGTTGCGCGCCTCACCAGTCGGGTTCAGTGGCGTCTCGAGCCAGAccagcgtcgcgccgcgtcgcacATCCGAGTCTTGAGATGGCGTGCCCTCTTGCGTCGGGTATTCGTCATCTAGATCGATAAACTTGACGTTGCGGCCTTGTGCATACTTTTGGAATacgccatgcacgccaaAGTATCCACGGCGAATCGCAATCGTAGTAGGAAGAAGCAGATCGGCTATGGCGTCCGCTGCAGAGAGGCCAGACGAGTACAGCAGAGCATGTCCTTTCATCATACCTGAAATGACGCGCTCAGAGCGGACTCGAGTATCTTGCGAGTACCTGCTGTAGATGTGGAACGCATCCTCAGGATGCGGCTCTCCATGCCCCGTATGAGCAAGATCGCTATCAGGGTGTGGTTGATGAAACGTGGTGCTCACCGAGATACTCGGTGCCACAGGATAAGCCGGCTCCTTGATGTGGTCCGGCTGGTCGGCGTGAATGGCCAGCGTGTCCAGCtgcggcggcgtggcggGTCCCGACATGGCGGCAGAGGTCAAGAGGgccaggcgcaggcgcacggATCCCCTGGGCCGCATGCATGCATGACTAAGCGAATTCGATGCACCCCACAACGTTCGCTGCCCCTACTTTGGCAAAAGCACACCATTTTGCGTCAGCGGAATGGGGCAGCTAGTTTCCACGTTTCTGCCTCCGTGGGCGCGGCCGTATTGGAACAGTATTATTGAGAATCCTCTGAACTTAGCTCTCTTTGgcgtgtgcgtgccgctgggCGTGTTTTTGCTATGGCCACCCGAGTCGTCGTCTCCGCTCAGCATGCCCTCCGTGAAAGAGGCGCGCTCTCTCATGCCCACGGCGCAATACTCGACGCTTCCAGCTGAACATGCCAAGTCCATCGAGTGGATCCGGTATACGCCACGGACCTTGGCCCTCCATGACGGCACGCAAGGTGAGCACAGTCAGATCCTCCTGGCGATTGACGGGCATGTGTTTGATGTGTCAAGTGGGCGCAACTTTTACGGACCTAATGGACCGTATGGCAACTTTGCTGGACGCGATGCGTCCCGCGGCATGGCGAAGCAGTCGTTTGCTCTTGGTGTGTACATCGTCACTCACGCTCAGACGTCCTTACGCCGATTGACCAGCCTCTCGATACGCTCAGCGATCTAACACCAGCGGAAAGGTACGTTCATGATGCCCTCACACCCAAGACGGAATATGGAGGAGTGGATCTCCCACTTCCGAGGCAAGTACCCCATCGTCGGTCAACTTGTCAACGAAGGCGACGTAGAGACTTGCTAGTGACTTGGCCTGTGGGTGTGGAGTGTGTTTCTTTATGCGGCCGACGCCGCTGTGGACGTTTGTGTCCGCTGGTGTGCGGTATTCGCAGCGGGCGTCGGACAAGCTGTTTgcggatgcggcgcgcgaagAAGCGCAGCAGGGCGCGCGGCGACCGCGCTTGAGCATGGATCCGCAGGATCCTGTGTGGACGGGCGATGAGCGCTTAGAGGATACGGTGCTACGCATGTTGATGGACAAGTACAAGCCGCTGCGACAGCAGGTGTCGATGCGGGCTGCTGAATCCAGCCGGCTGAGGCAGTCCCAGAAGCCGACGCTGCGGCCTACGGAGTCGCGTCGTGAAACGGCTCCCAAGACACCCTACACGCCGCCTGGCCAGCCATGGAATGCTGTGTTCGTGCGACCGTCTCACGCGGCTGCCGAGGAGCCGCGCGTGTACCGCGGGAAGTACATGGACGTAAGCCCGCCCAAGTCggacatggcgcagcatctTGCAAGGAAGGGCATCGCGCCCTCtcagctcgcgctcgacgaccgAAAGGCCATGAGTGAGTTGCGGCATGCATTGCGGCGATCCATGCACCGCGACAAGATCGAGGTCGCGAGAGACATCAAGCTAGGACGCCATGCTCCCATGCCAAGCGAGGAATCTGCGCCGCAGatcggcatgctcggcgcgaCGAAAGGGCTCGCCGGGATagccgagcagcgcattgtCGAAGCACAAGCCAAGGGCCTATTCCGATCCAATCCGCTTCATGGCAAGCCTATGCCACGCGACTATAATGAGACGAATCCGTTCCTGCATCGCGAGGAATTCGTGCTCAACCGCATGATTCAGCGGCAGGGCAACGTGCCGCCGTGGGTCCAGCGAAATCAAGACTTGCAGACAGAGATGCGCTCtttgcagcagcgcatccagcatgCCTGGATCTGCCGTATGCTGTATCGACTCGATGCGTCTGAGGAGTGGGGCTCGCTGGCTCCCGTGCACGTCCATTGGCACGATCATCTGGGACCGGACGACCTGCGCTCCTACcgcatcgaggcacgcagcgaggccGAGCAACGCACGCTCGAGTGGGTGCGTACGTTCCGTGATGCGGCATGGATCGCGGCCGAGTCAGCCTACCATACGGCTGCGGTAGACCAGCTGAACCAAGTCATCCGCTCGTACAACCACACGGCGCCTCCGTCGGCGCGCAAAGTGCTCGTGACCAAGGACGCGTTTCTCGCCTCATCCATCCAGCGGGCCTTTCCCCTCATGGTCGAcgccgccagcgcgcgcatccgcgctcggcgcgagATGCCACGCAAGGCCAGGACGGACACGCCGCGATGGCCACGTTGGCTGTGGTAGCAACTACATGATGAGGCACTCGTGCTCGTTGCCCGAGgcgccacgagccatgGCGTGAGTGAAGTCGGTCGATCCACCACCCGGAGGCCCACGCAGATTGACAACCACGATGCCCGTGTTGTCCTGATCCACGTGTGCGTCGAGGTGGTAGTGGGACAGCAAACGCTGCACAGCAGGCTTGACATGCGACACATGGTCACGGGAGTGGATCCCCTTGCCGACAATGAGCTTGAGCTGCGGGTAGTtctgctgctgtgccttTTGCACGGCCTCCTCGACCTTGCTTAGGGCCTCTTTGACGTAGAGACCATGCAGGTCGAGCGTGTCCGGCGGGCTATCTGCATTGTTCGCCGCAAAGATCCACTGCCGTGCCTCGGTGTTGAGGCGCTCCATCTCTGTCTGGTGCCGGTGTCCTTCCTCACTCAGCTCCTTCGCTCGCGCACCCTGGCCACTCGCATACGCCTTTTTCGACGCGTCAAAGGCATGCGCCATTTTGCTGCCCTCGGACTGCGCCCGACGGCGCAGCTCTTTATAATGGGGATTCTGTGCATTTTTGTTATTATCGTCAAACTCGTGTACGTTCGCGCTTCCGAGGATTTTCTCGGAATCCTTGGCTGGGCCACCTGGCGCATTTTGGCCCGGCGGTGGATACGGCGCCTGGCCCTGCGGAGGCGGGCCGTACGGCGGGTAGCCATACGGAGGCTGGCCATGCGGGGGATAGCCGTAGGGTGGCTGGCCATACGGGGGCTGGCCATACGGGGGCTGGCCATATGGCGGCTGGCCGTAGGGAGCATAGCCTCCTGATGGCGGGCCGTACGGAGGCATGGAGGCGGGCGCTTGAGCCGAGCCGTGGTGGCGACCGCATCCGCCGCATCCACCACATCCACCACAGCCCCTGCCACAATTGCCTCCGCCACCACAGCAAAGCATGTCAATAAAGTAGTTGACGGCACGCCATATGAATACCGTTTCCACCACGGCACACACGCCCTCGCCGTCCATGGTCGGAAAAAGGCAGTGAGGCCGGCGCCTTTTTTTCTCCACTACAAGGGACCCACCTGGACCTGGTCACGAGGGATCGGCTGCCTACGGTTGTGCCGCTTCATAGCGTGCCTCCAGAGCGCCTTGCTGCCATGACGCAAACGAATCAaggtgcgctgcagcgcgcctTGTGACATGGTATCAGGGATCGATACATCCCTCGATCCCTTGCCTGCGAGTGTTTGGGCTAAAAAGGCccgcgacttggccgtcGCAGGCATGCGGCGCCAGTACGCCGAGTGGCGCAGCCATAGAGGcgagcgcgctgcagccTCACAAACCTGCTTCATGAAGGTATCGGAGCCACGGATCGCGTGCCCCAACTCGTGAGACGTGAGAATCTTGCGCTTCAGGTACGGCGATGACGCAGCCAGGCCCGCTGCATAGTCGCGCCAGAACGCAGCGTTCCGGGTATAGTAGTGCGCCTGCCACTCGTCGttgacgcggcgcacctTGACATAGGCGCCGTCAAATGACCCGAGCACATACGTGTCGGCACCGCAATCGACCCATGCGTTCGGCGACATGGATGCCAGCGATGCATGGGGCTTGGCACTCATGGCCCTTCGCAACGCCTCTGGATCGTCAAAGTCAATGTACGCCACATCCTGCGGTGGGTCCATAAACGACGCCGGTGCGCGCGAGGCACTGCTTCGCTTAGGCACCAGGGCCACTTCTCCATTCGCCATCGGCTGCACGTCCAGCCCACAGAGCGTGGGCGTGCACGCCAAGTCGTTTTCCACATTGCCCGCTACATCGACAATGAGGCAGTCTTGCTTGCCCACGCTCTGGCGCATCCCTCGCCCGATCATTTGCGAAAAGAGATtgcgcgacttggtcgGACGCACCAGCCAGACACAGTCGATGGCAGGTATGTCGGCGCCCTCCGTGAGGATCGCGCAGTTGACCAACACAGGAAACGCATGCTCACGAAAtgcctgcagcagcgcatcgcgctctCCTAGAGACATACCGCCGTGgatgccgcgcgcgtcaatgccgcgagcgcgaaaCTCGTCGACCAAAGCATGAACGTGCGCTACGTCCACCGCAAACACCAGGgtcatgcgccgcttctGCCAAGCCAAGTCGATCCATGAGCGCACAACCACCTCATTCATAGGCGCCTGATTCACCACGCGCGCTAGTGAGGACGGGACATAGTCACCTGAGGCCGACGATACACGCGACAAGTCAAAGCCGGCGCGAATCAGCGTGAATCGGATCGGACACAGCCACTTTTCACTCATCAGATCTAAAAAGTCCTTGTGATACACAATTTCCTCATAGACGCGGCCTAGCGCCACACCGTCGTGTCGCGTAAAGGTGGCGGAAAAGCCGATGATGGGCGTTCGCACCTGGGTGACTGGCTCAGGCGAAAGATCGCAGTGAAAGTGCGAGAGGATCGCCTGGTAGCTGGGAGAAGTCGAGTGGtgggcctcgtccacaaTCACACACTTGAACGCGCTCGGATCGTACTTGGCCAGCCGCTGCCGCAGCGATTGGACAGTGCCGACCGTGATATCCGCTTGGCCTGACGCGACGTGGCGAGCGCCCTGGTCCATCTCAACGGACATGTGCGGGAACATAtagcgcgcacgctccgcagcctgctgcgcgagcgtgaTGCCATTCACCAGAATCAGGGCGTGCCGCACCCCATGGCCGCCAAGGCGAGAGACCAATTCGAGAAACATGGTCGTTTTGCCACTCCCCGTCGGAGCTGACACGCCAATCCGCGTCAGGCCGCGctcctccagcgcctgcaaGCAAGCATTCACACACTCATGCTGGTACGGACGCAAGCTGGTCGCATACGTCCGAGCCCACCGACGCCAGTGCCGCCACAGCCACATGCATGTCCCAAGCCAAGCCACACTCCACCTCGACCACCATTTCCGCGCGTGATATGAGCACACGAtgtgcgtcgcatgcaGGTTCATGGTACCCGCTGAGTCGTGCGTAGCACTAGCTAACGGTAGACGAAGCACTTGACACATGTCTCAATGAATGTATGAAGGCGGCGAGGGCAGCACAGGCATCGGCCTCGCTGCCAGTGGCGCAGCATCCCATGGTGCATGGCTGCCGAGCTATTATAGCCCCTCATGCCGGCTATCGCTTCTCGggacgagcagctgcgtcggcgtACGGATGCATTGATCCGGACACTGTGGACCGCGTATTTGTGTTGGGCCCTTCACACCGCGTCTACCTGGAAGGATGTGCGCTCTCGCCCTTTTCGTACTTGGCCACGCCATTGGGTCTCTTGCCAGTCGATACACAAGCAATTGAGGAGCTGCACTCCTCGGGTCTGTTCACGTTCATGTCGACGGACGTCGACCAGGCTGAGCACAGCATCGAGATGCACTTGCCCTACATCTACAAGGTGTGGAGCGGACGTCCCGTCCAAGTTGTGCCGATCCTCGTCGGTCAGCTGTCGACAGACGCTTGCCGAGAGTACGCTCTGTGCCTAGCCGAGTACTTCGCAGATCCGCGCACTCTCTTCATCATATCAACCGACTTTTGTCACTGGGGCGACCGGTTTCGCTACACGCGATACCAGGCTCCCGAGGACGAACCTGTCGTGCTGTCGTGCGACACCAAGCACCATATTCGCGAATATTTCCCCATCCACCAATCGATCGCTGCCATTGATGCAGAGTGCATGGCTGCGATTAGCTTCGGTCGCGAGGGCGCGGCActtgcgcgcacgcagtaTCTCGAGTCCCTACAACGCACGCACAACACCATTTGTGGCCGGTATCCCATCGTCCTGCTTCTCACGATCCTCGAACTACTCGAAGAAGCAGAGTATGCCTTCGAGTGCCGTTTTACGCACTATGAGCAgagcagcgcgtgcgaatcgctcgacgacagcTCCGTGTCGTACGCCAGTGCCTACGTGCGTTCCCTGAGCCAATCGGGCTTGGACGCCAGCCGCTTGACCTGAGCTTCCGCGAGTCGCTTGCGGATCAGCTCAATGGCTTCCTCACCAGTCACCGACTCGCCATCCTGCAGCATTTCGACGCGGGACACATCCACGCCCCTGCTTCGGTCGTTTTCAACACCCTTGTACAGGTGCGTCCAaagcgccgcctccgaaGACAGCGCAGCGTACCGACGATTCACCTCCATGTCCTCGTAGTACGGCCGAATGTGCGTGCTGCTCCATGCAATATGACGTCCGACACCACTCCGAGCCTCGTGAGAGTCCGCGTCCGCATGCTGGCGCTCCCATGCCTCACAAGCCGACCAGTCAGCCTTTTCCAGGCACATTTTCGCGTGCTGCTCAAACGCACCCTTCAAGTGCGACTGCTTGGTCAAAAAGTCAATGATGCGAATATCAGCCGCGTCCGCTTCGTCCTTCGCAAGAGGATCCAGcaccgacggcgccacgggTACTCGCGGATCAAAGTCCACCATGTCCAGGTCGAGGAACGAGGGGGTCAGCTTGGAGCGCCACACATCGGGATCCTCGGTACGTAGCGCATACGTAATAAGGTATGGATCCCATGCACCCAGCGCCACCGTTGCCCGCAAATCCTGCTGGCCATGGGCATCGTATTGAAACTCGATCAGATGGATAGGGAGCAGGACAGGGTAGCATGCCAGCATGTCCACGTCGATCTTGTCCAAGTTCATGCGCAACATAGCACGGTCAGTTTCAGGCTCGTTCGTATTTACCGTGGCCAATTGCACTTCCACGCCGGGCAAGATAGTGAAGCGCTTGTCTGTGTGCCAGATCGGGTCCTTGGATATCATATTGATCATAGATGTCGACAAGTCCGCTGAAGGACCCAGCGCCAGAAGCGACATCGGAGATAGGTTAAAGGGAATCACAGAAATGCCATCTGGGATATCCACATCAGGATGCAAGTGGCGCTCGGGCGAAAAGGCCGTGTATGTCATAGGCTCGTCATGAGGCGTGATGATAGCCTGCGACGGAGGAGGAGACGACGATGTACGTGGTGGTGGGGGAGAAAGAGGCAGCGTGTCTAAGGGCCGCCATCCATTTCCAGGAAGTGTCGAGTTGGTCGTGATAAACGATGCCTTGGCCGTGCCTTGTTCGCCTCGGCAAGGGACGTGACATATAGCATCGATCACCCAGCGCGGAACATACGTAGCTCGCGCACGGACGAAACGCATCAAGGACTCTTCTGAATCTGTGAGCCATCCGAGGCCCAGAGCTTGCATGACAGCAAAAGAGACGCCGCCCCATCGACCCTTAATCGAAGGCAGCAACTGCTCCAGGGCAGCAAGGCGCGCTCGATACACTGCATCCTTGGTCGACAGCTGAAATTCTAGAGCCGAGACCTTGCTTTTGTGTAGACATGTCGATGTCGAAAAGCAGCGGGACCGTGCGCGGGCGACAGCCGTCCAAGGCGCACGAAACGCCATGACTTGCTTCCAAGCACAACAGCGTATCAGGAGGCGCGCCAGGCCTCTCAGGTGATCACGTGCGGAAAAAAGGTGGTCAGGGCCATGGGGACCCCGGCTGCCCTGTGTTTGACTAAATACATGGTTACCGCGCGATCGCACAGGAATGAAATAATCTAAGGGTCGGCCGCACCCATGCACGCTATGCCATTGGCCGATAGGCGGCCATTAATCTACCAAGACATGTAGCAATTTACACATAATCTATACCATATCCTGCATGATTGGTCATTTCAGGCACTAATTTAGGAATGCCTTGTTGATTGGACAGGTCTAGCCACTCTCCACCAGTCGATAATGGTGCTATGCACGTGAGCGCAAAAATACACGGCGGCACGCTTATTTATCCGCATGTCGAATATACGGTCGGTTTTCACAACAACGATCCTCTTGACCCTTACGAT
Protein-coding sequences here:
- a CDS encoding DUF1992 domain protein: MRPTPLWTFVSAGVRYSQRASDKLFADAAREEAQQGARRPRLSMDPQDPVWTGDERLEDTVLRMLMDKYKPLRQQVSMRAAESSRLRQSQKPTLRPTESRRETAPKTPYTPPGQPWNAVFVRPSHAAAEEPRVYRGKYMDVSPPKSDMAQHLARKGIAPSQLALDDRKAMSELRHALRRSMHRDKIEVARDIKLGRHAPMPSEESAPQIGMLGATKGLAGIAEQRIVEAQAKGLFRSNPLHGKPMPRDYNETNPFLHREEFVLNRMIQRQGNVPPWVQRNQDLQTEMRSLQQRIQHAWICRMLYRLDASEEWGSLAPVHVHWHDHLGPDDLRSYRIEARSEAEQRTLEWVRTFRDAAWIAAESAYHTAAVDQLNQVIRSYNHTAPPSARKVLVTKDAFLASSIQRAFPLMVDAASARIRARREMPRKARTDTPRWPRWLW
- a CDS encoding SMR domain protein; amino-acid sequence: MDGEGVCAVVETVFIWRAVNYFIDMLCCGGGGNCGRGCGGCGGCGGCGRHHGSAQAPASMPPYGPPSGGYAPYGQPPYGQPPYGQPPYGQPPYGYPPHGQPPYGYPPYGPPPQGQAPYPPPGQNAPGGPAKDSEKILGSANVHEFDDNNKNAQNPHYKELRRRAQSEGSKMAHAFDASKKAYASGQGARAKELSEEGHRHQTEMERLNTEARQWIFAANNADSPPDTLDLHGLYVKEALSKVEEAVQKAQQQNYPQLKLIVGKGIHSRDHVSHVKPAVQRLLSHYHLDAHVDQDNTGIVVVNLRGPPGGGSTDFTHAMARGASGNEHECLIM
- a CDS encoding MEMO1 family protein, yielding MSTRCASHAGSWYPLSHEALDTCLNECMKAARAAQASASLPVAQHPMVHGCRAIIAPHAGYRFSGRAAASAYGCIDPDTVDRVFVLGPSHRVYLEGCALSPFSYLATPLGLLPVDTQAIEELHSSGLFTFMSTDVDQAEHSIEMHLPYIYKVWSGRPVQVVPILVGQLSTDACREYALCLAEYFADPRTLFIISTDFCHWGDRFRYTRYQAPEDEPVVLSCDTKHHIREYFPIHQSIAAIDAECMAAISFGREGAALARTQYLESLQRTHNTICGRYPIVLLLTILELLEEAEYAFECRFTHYEQSSACESLDDSSVSYASAYVRSLSQSGLDASRLT
- a CDS encoding membrane-associated progesterone receptor component; protein product: MGQLVSTFLPPWARPYWNSIIENPLNLALFGVCVPLGVFLLWPPESSSPLSMPSVKEARSLMPTAQYSTLPAEHAKSIEWIRYTPRTLALHDGTQGEHSQILLAIDGHVFDVSSGRNFYGPNGPYGNFAGRDASRGMAKQSFALDVLTPIDQPLDTLSDLTPAERRNMEEWISHFRGKYPIVGQLVNEGDVETC
- a CDS encoding ATP-dependent helicase IRC3; its protein translation is MWLWRHWRRWARTYATSLRPYQHECVNACLQALEERGLTRIGVSAPTGSGKTTMFLELVSRLGGHGVRHALILVNGITLAQQAAERARYMFPHMSVEMDQGARHVASGQADITVGTVQSLRQRLAKYDPSAFKCVIVDEAHHSTSPSYQAILSHFHCDLSPEPVTQVRTPIIGFSATFTRHDGVALGRVYEEIVYHKDFLDLMSEKWLCPIRFTLIRAGFDLSRVSSASGDYVPSSLARVVNQAPMNEVVVRSWIDLAWQKRRMTLVFAVDVAHVHALVDEFRARGIDARGIHGGMSLGERDALLQAFREHAFPVLVNCAILTEGADIPAIDCVWLVRPTKSRNLFSQMIGRGMRQSVGKQDCLIVDVAGNVENDLACTPTLCGLDVQPMANGEVALVPKRSSASRAPASFMDPPQDVAYIDFDDPEALRRAMSAKPHASLASMSPNAWVDCGADTYVLGSFDGAYVKVRRVNDEWQAHYYTRNAAFWRDYAAGLAASSPYLKRKILTSHELGHAIRGSDTFMKQVCEAAARSPLWLRHSAYWRRMPATAKSRAFLAQTLAGKGSRDVSIPDTMSQGALQRTLIRLRHGSKALWRHAMKRHNRRQPIPRDQVQVGPL